A region from the Brachyspira hampsonii genome encodes:
- a CDS encoding tetratricopeptide repeat protein, with protein sequence MKKLIITFLLFQSYYLYSAFDLDRLNNLFESANKLYNDGKYLEANYLYKDIAASNFVSKDLYYNLASSYAAIGSNGYAVLYYEKALNISPFDKEIKIMINSLTGNNDYDSQIIVIMYGFLILFLIFFTLMILIFIKRKKINKFLLMLSIVLLIPAIILNNNINSDYVITVNNANLYSGSSTKSSIVSQISEGEKLRVIEEYTNWYYVKGNFKGWISKSSAEKI encoded by the coding sequence ATGAAAAAATTAATTATAACATTTCTGCTTTTTCAATCGTATTATTTATATAGTGCTTTTGATTTAGACAGATTAAATAATTTATTTGAATCTGCTAATAAACTTTATAATGACGGTAAATATTTAGAAGCTAATTATTTATATAAAGATATTGCTGCATCTAATTTTGTTTCAAAAGATTTGTATTATAATTTAGCTTCATCTTATGCGGCTATTGGAAGCAATGGATATGCTGTTCTTTATTATGAAAAGGCTTTGAATATATCGCCTTTTGATAAGGAAATAAAAATTATGATAAATTCATTAACAGGAAATAATGATTATGATTCTCAAATTATAGTTATTATGTATGGATTTTTAATATTGTTTTTAATATTTTTTACTTTGATGATTTTGATATTTATAAAGAGAAAAAAGATAAATAAATTTTTATTAATGCTTTCTATAGTTCTTTTAATACCCGCTATTATATTAAATAATAATATAAATTCTGATTATGTAATAACTGTAAATAATGCCAATTTATACAGCGGCAGCAGTACTAAATCATCTATAGTTTCTCAAATATCCGAAGGCGAAAAATTGAGAGTGATTGAAGAGTATACTAATTGGTACTATGTGAAAGGTAACTTTAAGGGCTGGATAAGTAAAAGCTCTGCCGAAAAAATATAA
- a CDS encoding tetratricopeptide repeat protein, with translation MKKCSLLIIIFLFSFISNIYAFSFNEFTAKLDVDRANRLMKKGDYDGAVTLYEKALSKVPNSPEIFYNMGTTMSSIGDMNSAVQLFDMAKKSFTDNTSKEMKSSVHYNAGLTRIEMKDYQGAINELVESLVNTPNDNNSKMALEYAQKKLEEQKQNNNTGPSSQQNQDQNQDGQSDNNNSGSGNNDQNNQDNQNNDNQGNQNSDNQNNQDNQNNDNQQNQNNQNSNGNNDNQNNNGGDNNQDNQNNNGGDNNQNDNQDSKSDIDRLLESLRQYRKDKDNGDQYYGGGRIDKDW, from the coding sequence ATGAAAAAATGCAGTTTATTAATTATAATATTTTTATTCAGCTTTATTTCAAATATATATGCTTTTTCATTCAATGAGTTTACTGCAAAACTTGATGTGGACAGAGCAAACAGACTTATGAAGAAAGGAGATTATGACGGAGCGGTAACTTTATATGAAAAGGCTTTAAGCAAAGTACCAAATTCGCCTGAAATATTTTATAATATGGGTACTACTATGTCTTCTATAGGAGATATGAACAGTGCTGTACAATTATTTGATATGGCTAAAAAAAGTTTTACAGATAATACTAGTAAAGAAATGAAAAGTTCAGTACATTATAATGCAGGACTAACTAGAATTGAAATGAAGGATTATCAGGGTGCCATAAATGAATTGGTAGAATCTCTTGTGAATACTCCTAATGATAACAATTCCAAAATGGCATTAGAATATGCACAGAAAAAATTAGAAGAACAAAAGCAGAATAACAATACAGGTCCAAGCTCTCAGCAGAATCAAGATCAGAATCAGGACGGACAAAGCGATAATAATAATAGCGGTTCAGGAAATAATGATCAAAATAATCAAGATAATCAGAATAATGATAATCAAGGCAATCAAAATAGCGATAATCAAAATAATCAGGACAATCAGAACAACGATAATCAGCAAAATCAAAATAACCAAAATAGCAACGGAAATAATGATAATCAGAATAACAATGGTGGGGATAATAATCAGGATAATCAGAATAATAATGGTGGAGATAATAATCAAAATGACAATCAGGACAGTAAATCTGATATAGACAGATTATTAGAATCTTTAAGGCAGTACAGAAAAGATAAAGATAATGGAGATCAGTATTATGGCGGAGGCAGAATTGATAAGGATTGGTAA
- a CDS encoding BatD family protein, translating into MAEAELIRIGNTALKYILAVFFIACSSLFSQTSINAKISDTKVGVGEVFTVSVTIDNSTGRVLIDDMPGLTLRGTSQSINMMYSSGTFKSIKTYNFTYVANIEGKYKFDNITVKINNRTYISNPVEIEVVNAPTRNDDSYTPSGNRFNDFMNYSDDIYVDNIINKKEVYLYEPIYITQKAYTHIPVTVLGFSKIPDRTDFISYSDSSKYNTFTEIIDGKRVSSIPLKREVLYPVKTGTKNILTTPFVFEKDGMFYDRVQYGEDTFSVKVIPLPDKKGFENFSGAVGNFIFTAKANKTNVAVGEELLITMEVTGEGNTSIITMPNINDNITNYFSVYQPKIYETNWFDDNKMLGRKVKEYILVAKNEGASSIAGINFCYFSPNDKAYTNIHSNPISLTISGNKINNNSFVNNDGEEINTIAVRDTYLKEDKNFKVLSINIVYIYILILIIAALIIYNAKRFSNIKFSLAKKDNKDNSINDILNYYNSNNRKEYCKSVENLLLTEINNKFNIQYDNVFYDKLKDYIDYEKADEIKNIIDRCNFELYSGKSSGNEDYHTKSIELIKYIKELKIKK; encoded by the coding sequence ATGGCGGAGGCAGAATTGATAAGGATTGGTAATACAGCTTTAAAATATATATTGGCAGTATTTTTTATTGCTTGCTCATCTTTATTTTCTCAAACCAGCATAAATGCGAAAATATCGGACACTAAAGTTGGTGTAGGCGAGGTATTCACTGTATCAGTAACCATAGATAATAGTACAGGAAGAGTTTTAATAGATGATATGCCGGGACTTACATTAAGAGGTACATCTCAGTCAATAAATATGATGTATTCTTCAGGCACTTTCAAATCTATAAAAACATATAATTTTACTTATGTTGCTAACATCGAAGGTAAATATAAATTTGATAATATAACTGTAAAAATTAATAATAGAACTTATATATCCAATCCTGTAGAAATAGAAGTTGTAAATGCTCCTACTAGAAATGATGATTCTTATACTCCAAGCGGAAACAGATTTAATGATTTTATGAATTATTCAGATGATATATATGTGGATAATATTATTAATAAAAAAGAAGTATATCTGTATGAGCCTATATACATAACACAAAAGGCTTATACTCATATTCCTGTTACAGTGCTTGGTTTTTCTAAGATACCTGACAGAACAGATTTTATTTCATATTCAGATTCTTCAAAGTATAATACTTTTACTGAAATAATAGATGGAAAGAGAGTAAGCAGCATACCATTAAAAAGAGAAGTGCTTTATCCTGTAAAAACAGGTACAAAGAATATATTAACTACTCCATTTGTTTTTGAAAAAGACGGTATGTTTTATGACAGAGTACAGTACGGAGAAGATACTTTTTCTGTAAAAGTTATTCCGCTTCCTGATAAAAAAGGTTTTGAAAATTTTTCAGGTGCAGTAGGAAATTTTATTTTTACTGCAAAGGCAAATAAAACTAATGTTGCTGTCGGAGAGGAGCTTTTAATTACAATGGAAGTTACCGGTGAGGGTAATACTTCTATAATAACAATGCCGAATATTAATGATAATATTACAAATTATTTTTCTGTTTATCAGCCTAAAATATATGAAACTAATTGGTTTGATGATAATAAAATGCTTGGCAGAAAAGTTAAGGAGTATATTTTAGTAGCTAAAAATGAAGGGGCTTCTTCGATTGCTGGTATTAATTTCTGTTATTTCTCTCCTAATGATAAAGCTTATACTAATATACATTCTAATCCAATAAGTTTAACAATATCAGGAAATAAAATTAATAATAATTCATTTGTTAATAATGACGGTGAAGAAATAAATACAATAGCGGTGAGAGATACATATCTGAAAGAAGATAAAAATTTTAAAGTATTAAGTATTAATATAGTTTATATTTATATATTAATATTGATAATTGCTGCTTTGATTATTTATAATGCTAAAAGATTTAGTAATATAAAATTTTCATTGGCTAAAAAAGATAATAAAGATAATAGTATAAATGATATTTTAAATTATTATAATTCTAATAATCGAAAGGAATACTGCAAATCTGTAGAAAATCTTTTATTAACTGAAATAAATAATAAATTTAATATACAATATGATAATGTTTTTTATGATAAATTAAAAGATTATATTGATTATGAAAAGGCTGATGAAATAAAAAATATAATTGACAGATGTAACTTTGAATTATATTCAGGAAAATCTTCAGGCAATGAAGATTATCATACAAAATCAATAGAGTTAATAAAATATATAAAAGAATTAAAAATTAAAAAATGA